The nucleotide window CGGCGAAGTGCCGCGTGAGCGCCGCGGCAATCAGGCGATACCCGGATTTGCGGTGATTGGTCAGGATCTCGGGGAAATAGCCGGAACCGAAATTGACCGCACCGAGCGTGAAATAATAGGCCACCGTCTCACGGCCGTGCCACAGGTAATGGACAGCGGGTTCCATCTCCGGCTGGAGCAGCCGGTCCGGCGGAAGGGCAGCGGCATAGCTGTCAATGGCCGCAGTATCTATTTCGACCGAGTCCGCCTGCTCGGCCACCTGCCGGCAGGCCCGGCGCACTTCTTCCAGAAGAGGCAGCTTCAACGTTCCTCGGGACAGATTCGTCGTTCCTTGGGACTGGGGCATTGTTCCTCCTTTTCCGGTCACCGGTTCACACCAGTTCCTTATCCTCCGGCAGAGGCTTCAGCGGATGTTTTCGCCGGTCCAGCTTCAGGTCATGGAAGATGTCGGCAGAGGCTTCGGTCGCATGCTCGGCATGCAGCGTTATGTCCAACTACCGGGAAGGGTCCCGCAGCAAATTTCAGCAGCCTGCTAAAAGTGTAACGTGGCGAAAGGGCAAGTCAACGCGAGGGGAATGGGGACAGGGCAACCGCCGGGCTGCGGAATCACGCAGCCGGCAGGATAAAAAAAGGCCCCTTGGATCGTCTCCAAGGGGCCTTCATGCTCGTGGGTAGTTCTGGATCAGACCTGAACCACTTCCTTGACGCCCGGAACCTGCTCCTTCATGGCGCGCTCGATACCCATCTTGAGGGTCATGGTGGACATGGGGCAGCTGCCGCAGGCACCTTTCAGCCGCACCTTGACGACGCCATCCTCCGTCACCTCCACCAGTTCGACATCGCCGCCGTCGGCCTGCAGGCCGGGGCGCACCATTTCCAATACCCTTTCGACTTCCGCTTTCATCTCGTTCTCCTTTAAAAACAGTATGGTGTCAAAGAATCAAAGAATTCCTTCCCTGCTTCTTTGAGTGAAGCTTATTTCTCCAGCGGCAGTCCCGGTTCGGTCAGGTATTCCGGCCGCATGGCCTCTTCCAGATCCGCTTCCGGCATCAGACCGCGGCTCAGCACGATTTCGCGGATCGAGCGCCCGCTGGCGATCGATTCCTTGGCCACTTCGGCTGCTGCGTTGTAGCCGATATACGGCGCCAGCACCGTCACCAGCCCCAGCGAATCCTCCAGGTAGCGCCGGCAGCGCTCCTGATTTGCTACGATTCCGATGATACATGATTGGGTGAATTTCTGCACGCAGTTCCTGAGAATCTCCAGCGAGAAGGTCAGGTTGTAGGCGATCAGCGGCATCATCACGTTCAATTCCAGTTGGCCGGCCTGGGCTGCCTGCATGACCGCCTGATCGCAGCCGATCACCTGGAAGCAGACCATGTTGGCCATCTCGGCCATGGATGGGTTGATCTTGCCCGGCATGATCGACGAGCCGGGCTGCACCGCCGGCAGGCGAATCTCGTCCAGACCGGTACGCGGGCCGGACGACAGGAGCCGCAGGTCGTTGGCGATGCGCCCCAGGGTGACCGCAGTGCGGCGCAGGGCCGAAGAGAGCGCCAGGAAAGGATCCATGTTCTGCATGGCCTCGAACAGGTCGGCGCTGGCCACCAGCGGGAAACCGGTTGCCAGGGCCAGTTCTTCCACGATCTTCCCTATGAATGCCGGCTCGGCGTTCAGTCCGGTGCCGACCGCGGTGCCGCCGATGCCGAGTTCCAGCAGGGCCGGGATGCAGGCCTCCAGCCCCTCGCGGTTCTTGCGGATCGCCATGCCATAGGCGCCGAACTCCTGCCCCAGCCGGATCGGGACCGCATCCTGCAGATGGGTCCGCCCCGATTTGAGGATGCCGTCGAACTCGCGCCCCTTGTCCGCCAGCGCCTGCTCCAGTTCCTCCAGCACCTCCAGCAGGGGATCGAGCAGTTCCAGGGCAGCCAGCCTGATGGCGGTCGGAATGACGTCGTTGGTGGACTGGGCCATGTTGACGTGATCATTGGGGTGCAGGGCCGAGAAATCCCCCCGCTGGCGGCCGAGCAGTTCCAGGGCGCGGTTGGCCAGCACCTCATTGACGTTCATATTATGGGAAGTACCAGCGCCGGCCTGGAAGGGGTCCACTACGAATTGGTCGTTCAGCCGGCCCGCCAGCACTTCGTCAGCCGCCGCCACGATCGCCCCTCCCAGTTCCGCCGGAAGCCGGCCGGTGGCCATGTTGGCCATTGCCGCGCATTTCTTGATGATTACCGTGGCCCACACAAAGGAGGGGTGCGGTTTCAGCCCGGAAATGGGAAAGTTGCGAACTGCCCGTGCGGTCTGGGCTCCATAGTAGGCCTGGGCAGGGACTGCCATCTCTCCCAGGGTATCCTTTTCGATACGTGTGCTCATCGCCGTTCCTCTCAGAAACATGAAATTAACGCATGTACACCATAAAACAGGATCGTACCGGTGTCAAACCCAAGCTCAAGGCAATTTAAACACCGTAGATATGGATCACGCAGCAAAAAAAACTATTCTCTGAAACCTGAATCCGTGAAGCCTGGAAGCCGAAATGAGCGCCATGCCGGGGCTCGATCGTCGCTGGCTCCGCTTCATATCGGCAATACCGCCTCACCTACGAGGAAATGCTTCTGATACCGGAAACGCAAGAGCAGAGGCATGGGTAGCGAATGAAGGCTGGAAGGCTTCACGGATTCATATTTTCGGAATGACATTACCGAGGGTAGCCCTATTTCCGTATCATTTCGGCATTTACGAGTAAAGCACCTGCTCATCGGTGAAGTAGGTCTTCTTCGACGAAACCGTCTCCACCCGGATCGACCGTCCTCCGGGAGATTCCCTGCGGTCGGGATTGTGCACGGCCAGGAATTCCCGGAACTCGCCGGCGATCATATCGGGATGCCGTTTCCGCAGCTGCTGCGCGGCATCCAGCAGCACCGAGCTGATCGCGGCTGCCAGCGCCTCCACCGCCTCATCCGGCAGCTTGCCCGCTGACGAGCGGGGTGAGATGCGGGCTTGCCACAGGATCTCGTCGGCATAGGCGTTGCCGATACCCCGGATGATCTTCTGGTCGATCAGCAGCGCTTTGATCAGTGTCCGCGGCTTGCCGGCGATCAGCCGCTTCAGCAGTCCGGCATCCACATCCAGGGCGTCCGGCACTCCCTGGTCCCGTGGGGGATCCAACGATACCGTTGCCAGCCCTTTGGGATCGTGCAGACTCAGGCAGACCCCTTGCTCGAAGTCGATGCTGATGATGGCATCCCCGGCAGAGCGCTGGAGCGGCTGGGCTGCAAGACGGAAGCCGCCATTCAGCATCAGGTGGATGTACAGCAGCCGGCCGTTGCCGATCCGGAAACAAAGCTCCTTGCCGGCCCGCTCGACCCGCTCGATGGTGGCGCCGCTCAGGGCGCGGGACAGCTCTGCGGGGGACACGTTCAGCCGTCCGCCGCTGCCGTGCCTATGCACTGCGGTAATGCGGCCGCCGGCCAGGCGGCGGTGGAGATTTTCAGCGAATACCGTCAGGTCGGGCAGTTCCGGCATGGGTTCCTCCTTGTGGCCCGTTATCGGCACATGGCCGTTTGTTCGCGTCAGGCGCGTCTTGACACCGTTATCAACCATTATATCATTTAACTAGTTTCCGCCCGGAAAGGCTGCTTTTCCAGGCGGGGGGAGGAACCATGGAAGCCGACGAGGGCAAGAAGGTTACCATCCGCTTCATCTGCCGGTACGAAGACGACACCATCTACGATTATGCCGAGCGGGACCAGCTCGAATTCATCATCGGCGAGGGGTACACCATCCCCAGCCTGGAAAAGGGAGTGATCGGGATGCATCCCGGAGACTTCCGCACCATCAGGATCACGGCGGCCGAACTGGCCGAATACCCTTTTGAACTGGACGAGGCCCCCACCGGGCCGGGATATGCGGCCGGCATGGCCGGAGACGGATATGCGGACGAACCCGGAGCAGGTCAGGACGACGAGATCGTATTCCAGAACGACCTGCCGGTCAAGCCGGTGGGCCAGGCTCCCGAACCCGGAGCAGACCTGTTTTTCGAAGTCGAGATGATCGATGTGGAAGATACGGAGGTCGAGCTGGGAGAGCCGTGATTCCCTCGTGCCTTACCAAAGGAGGCGTCCATGGCGGTGGTGATTTTCGATCTGGTGGGAACCCTGCTCTCGATCGACCCGATCACGGAGCGGCTGGAAAAAGAAGGGCTCCGGGGCGACTGCTGGTTTCATGAGATTCTGACAGCAACCATGGCGGCGACATTGGCTGAACGGTATCTTCCGTTCCGGGATGCGGCGGAACTCTCGCTGACCAATCTGACTGAAATTCAGGCCCTGAACGATGTTTCGATCCCCGCGCTGCTGGAACTCCTCAAGCAGTTGCCCCCCATGGAGGATGCCCGGGCATGCCTTAAAAAACTGGCCTCCAAAGGGGTGCGCCTGGCGGTCCTGACCAACAGCGCCCGACCGGCTGCCATGTCCCTGCTCCAGCGCGCCGAGCTGTCCGACTTCTTCGAGGCGGTCATTTCCGCGGATGAAGTCGAAAAATGCAAGCCGCACCCCGCACCCTACCGCTATACCCTCGACCGCCTCCACATCGAGCCGGAAGAGGCCTGGATGGTTGCCTGCCACAGCTGGGATATCTGCGGCGCCTCTGCCGCCGGTCTGCACACCGTCTGGGTGATGAGGCGCGACCGGCTCTGGCCTTTTGCCGGACTGCTACCCGAGAACGTGGTTTCCTCCCTGCAGGAAATTCCGGCGCTCTTCAACTGAACGCGGAGATTACCAATCTGCACACCCTCCATCCACCGTGCCGCGGACTTGCGGCGCTACCACCCCGCACTATACTTGAAGGCAGATGCACCGCACCACAGGGATCCGAGGAGGTAGTGCGATGGAAGCCATGAAAATTTCCAGCCCGGCCTTTGCCCACAATCAACAGATCCCGTCCCGCTATACCTGCGACGGAGACGACATCAACCCGCCGCTGCACATCGAGAACATCCCGGCCGGCACCAAATCGCTTGCCCTGATCGTCGAAGACCCCGATGCTCCCTCCGGGTTGTGGGTGCACTGGCTACTGTGGAACATCGCTCCTCATCAGGCTGAAATCGGGGAGAATTCCTCCCCCAAAGAAGCGATGGCAGGGAGAAACGATTTCCGTAGGACCGCTTACGGCGGCCCCTGCCCACCGTCAGGAAGCCACCGCTATATCTTCAGGCTGTTTGCACTGGACCGGCTGCTGCCGCTGGCGGGGGGATCGTCCAAACAGCAGCTCGAAGCGGCCATGGAAGGGCACGTTCTCGGAAGTGCCCAGCTGATTGGACTGTACAGCCGGCAGTAACGCACTTTACACGGAATCATCGGGCACGAATAAAGGGGCCGGATCGCATGATCGGCCCCCTTTCTTTGTGTCAGTGCTTTCCGGAATGCGTCGAAGAACTCCTGCCTTTACCCGCTTCCCGCTGTTCCTTGCCATACCCTTTCATCACATCGGTGATGCTTTGGTATTCGCGATCCTCCAGGTTCTGCAGCTTGCTCATGACCACCGATTCGGCCTTCTCGTGCTGGGCATGCTGGATCAGATCCTTCTTGCTGGCGGGGAAATGCATCCCTTTCAGGTTCTTGGTAACGTTGGCCGGGGATTCGCCGGTACCACGCCCACCACCACGTGAAATCGCCATAATCTGCCTCCCGTGTTGCAAAATAGTCGCTATCACGACTTATGTAAATACTATCACCCATTTATCGATTAACAACACACAAGTGGCACTTTAATTATGCTATTAATCAACAAATACGTTTTAATGTGCAAATTGCAATAGCAACTTGTGCTGTTACACTTATTGTAAGTAGCTTGACCTCATCACATAAGTATTTGGAGGTACTTCATGAAAGCAGTCGTATGGCAGGGAGTGGGCGATATCAGAATCGAAGATGTGGCTGAGCCCATGATCGAAGCGCCGGGTGATGCCATTGTAAGACTTACGGCCAGCGCCATCTGCGGGACCGATCTCCACATGGTGCGCGGCACCATGAGCGGCATGAAACCGGGCACGATCCTGGGGCATGAAGGGGTGGGAGTGGTGGAACAGGTGGGTCCGGAGGTGCGCAATCTGAAAGCGGGGGACCGGGTGCTGATTCCTTCGACCGTGGCCTGCGGCTACTGCTCATACTGTCGGGCAGGCTACTATGCCCAATGCGACAATGCCAACCCCAACGGGCCGCAAGCCGGCACCTGCTTTTTCGGCGGCCCGGAAAAATCGGGGGGACTGCACGGCCTGCAGGCCGAGAAGGCTCGCATTCCCTTTGCCAGCGTCGGACTGGTCAAGATCCCCGAGGGGGTCAGCGACGACCAGGCCATCCTGGTCTCGGATATCTTTCCCACCGGTTATATGGCGGCGGAGCTGGCGGAAATCAAGCCGGGCAATACCGTGGCCATATTCGGCTGCGGTCCGGTGGGGCAGTTTGCCATTGCCAGTGCGCAACTCTTTCAGGCCGGGCGCATCTTTGCCGTCGACTGCATCCCGTCGCGGCTGGAAGCGGCCCAGCAGCAGGGGGCCGAGGTAATCGATTTTTCGAAGGAAGATCCGGTGCAGATGATAAAGCAGCTCACCGGCGGAATCGGCTGCGACCGGGCCATCGACGCGGTGGGGGTCGATGCCGAGGCGCCCCGTTCCGGGCCGGGCGCGGCCCAGTTCCGGGAGCACGAGCAGGAGTTCCAGCAGGAGCTGGCCCAGGTGGCGCCACAAACGCATTTCGAGGGTGACAACTGGCATCCCGGGACCGCCCCCTCCATGGCACTGATGTGGGGGGTGGAAGCCCTGGCCAAGGCGGGAACCTTTTCCATCGTCGGCGTATATCCGGAATCGGTGCATCTCTTCCCCATCGGACAGGCCATGGGCAAGAACCTGACTCTCAAGATGGGCAACTGCAACCACCGCAAATACATTCCCTTCCTGCTGGACCTGATTGCCGGCGGCACCATCGATCCGCTCAAGATCCTCTCCCGGCGCGAGTCGCTCAATGCAGCCATCGACGCCTACCGCGCCTTTGATCTGCGCCAGTCCGGCTGGCTCAAGGTCGAGCTGAAGGCGACGGTGCACTGAGGCGCTGCGGCTTCTGAATGTTTCGGCCCGGAGGCTGTTCCTGTCGCCTCCGGGCATGCCCTTTCCCCGCCTGACCACGAACCGTCAACCGGTCTTCCCCTTCTGCCCAAAGAATCTCAACCGTTTCCAGGATAGCGACCTCACAGCATGGCCGGTTCGTCACACCTCGTTGTTGCGTCGGCTGGCCAGATCCCCCAGACGGGTCAGGATGGAGGGTGAAACCGCCGAGGTGCTTTCCAGCCCACTGTGCAGCCTGTTTCCACCGGCAGCCGGTCCCGGCATGACCCTGGCCGCCAGACGTGCACCGCTGGCGAACAGGCCGGGCAGGGCCGCGTTGGTCAGGTTGAGCAGCTTGGCCGGCAGCGATATGATCAGGCGCGATTTCCCGTAGCGGCAGGCCGCGACGATTTCGCGCGCCGCCCGCCGGGAGTTGGCCGAGAAGAGCGGATTGGTTCCGGAGAGGGAGAACCAGCCGAATTCCTTCCGGTATTGCCCCTTGAAATCGGCCCGCACGTGCGATCCGGTACGCATCAGTCCCGGCGCCACGGTGGTGACCCGGATGCCGTAGCGGGCCAGTTCGGCCCGCATGCCGTCCGAGAGGGCGGTCAGGGCGAACTTGCTCATGCAGTAGGGCAGGAGGTGCGGCACCGATACGAGCCCTCCGATGGAGGAGATGTTGACGATCCGCCCGCCCCGCTGCCGTTTCATGTGGGGGGTAACGGCCAGGATCGTGTACAGCGGCCCCCAGGTATGGATCTTCATGGCGGCGTCATAATCATTCAGGTCCATGTTTTCGGCCGGGGCCACCTGGATGATGCCGGCATTGTTGACCAGCACGTCGATCCGCCCGCGCGCCGCAGCAATCGCCGCCACTGTCTGTTCCACCTCCCGGCGATCGGCCACGTCGCAGCGATAGACCTGCACGTCCGCCCCCTGCTGTTCCAGCTCCAGTCCGGCCCGCTCCAGTTCGTCCACATCCCGGGCCAGCAGGGACAATTTGGCTCCTTCCGCGGCAAACAGCCGGGCCAGCTCCAGCCCCAGTCCGCGCGAGCCGCCGGTGATGACCACCGAAGCGCCCTTGAAATCCATCCGCCGCATCTGGCGGGAGATCCCGGCAGCCACCAGTGCCGCTCCAGCCAGACCACAACCGATCGTGCAGAATTTCAACCTCTTCATCATGTGACCTCGTTTCCCGCGGCTCGGCGCCCTGCATCGAAAGAGAACCGAGCTTGTGGAGTTATCGCAGTAGTTATCTAAAGTATAGCAGGTGGGGATGAGGTATGTGGGAAGGCGCGGCGCGAGCGGAAAATTGAAAAGGCGACTATCTGGCCGCCTTAAAAATCAAGCATAACGTTTCCTCGGAATCCCAGCCGCATCAGTTCGCTGGTGTTTTTGAGTAGCTTTCGGCCGCCATACCGTCCGACTTTCCGGGGGAGGCGGCATTCGGATATAACAGTTTGACGAGCATATCCGTCGGGTCCAACAGATTATCGGGCTGTTTCCCGTACCATTGCAGCCAATCGGTGGTGCCTTTCGTATAGAGTTCAAAATGAAGTTGCCTGGTGCCGCTTACCCTGCCGATTGCCTCCCCTTGCTTGATAGCCGCTGAAACCGTGATCTCGGGTTTCTCAAGCTCGGCATAATTGGCGACAAAATCGGCATGATCCACCAGCACCCCGTAGGTAACTTCACCGTTTGCCCGGGTATAGAAGGGGGCGATTTTGAGTATGACCCCGTCGGCCAGGGCCTTGACCGGCGAACCGGCGCCTCCCGCAGGGTATATGTCTACTCCGGCATGATTACGGGTGTTGCGGGACCGTGGAGCGCCAAAATAAGGATAATCCTGGGAATTTTTATCCCAGTGGCCACAGGCTATCGATTCCGTCCTGGTCAGGGGGTATTGCGGCCGGCCATCCACTGGTGCTACAAGTGCTGTTATGGGAGTTACA belongs to Geobacter sp. SVR and includes:
- a CDS encoding zinc-dependent alcohol dehydrogenase: MKAVVWQGVGDIRIEDVAEPMIEAPGDAIVRLTASAICGTDLHMVRGTMSGMKPGTILGHEGVGVVEQVGPEVRNLKAGDRVLIPSTVACGYCSYCRAGYYAQCDNANPNGPQAGTCFFGGPEKSGGLHGLQAEKARIPFASVGLVKIPEGVSDDQAILVSDIFPTGYMAAELAEIKPGNTVAIFGCGPVGQFAIASAQLFQAGRIFAVDCIPSRLEAAQQQGAEVIDFSKEDPVQMIKQLTGGIGCDRAIDAVGVDAEAPRSGPGAAQFREHEQEFQQELAQVAPQTHFEGDNWHPGTAPSMALMWGVEALAKAGTFSIVGVYPESVHLFPIGQAMGKNLTLKMGNCNHRKYIPFLLDLIAGGTIDPLKILSRRESLNAAIDAYRAFDLRQSGWLKVELKATVH
- a CDS encoding aspartate ammonia-lyase produces the protein MSTRIEKDTLGEMAVPAQAYYGAQTARAVRNFPISGLKPHPSFVWATVIIKKCAAMANMATGRLPAELGGAIVAAADEVLAGRLNDQFVVDPFQAGAGTSHNMNVNEVLANRALELLGRQRGDFSALHPNDHVNMAQSTNDVIPTAIRLAALELLDPLLEVLEELEQALADKGREFDGILKSGRTHLQDAVPIRLGQEFGAYGMAIRKNREGLEACIPALLELGIGGTAVGTGLNAEPAFIGKIVEELALATGFPLVASADLFEAMQNMDPFLALSSALRRTAVTLGRIANDLRLLSSGPRTGLDEIRLPAVQPGSSIMPGKINPSMAEMANMVCFQVIGCDQAVMQAAQAGQLELNVMMPLIAYNLTFSLEILRNCVQKFTQSCIIGIVANQERCRRYLEDSLGLVTVLAPYIGYNAAAEVAKESIASGRSIREIVLSRGLMPEADLEEAMRPEYLTEPGLPLEK
- a CDS encoding DNA-formamidopyrimidine glycosylase family protein, translating into MPELPDLTVFAENLHRRLAGGRITAVHRHGSGGRLNVSPAELSRALSGATIERVERAGKELCFRIGNGRLLYIHLMLNGGFRLAAQPLQRSAGDAIISIDFEQGVCLSLHDPKGLATVSLDPPRDQGVPDALDVDAGLLKRLIAGKPRTLIKALLIDQKIIRGIGNAYADEILWQARISPRSSAGKLPDEAVEALAAAISSVLLDAAQQLRKRHPDMIAGEFREFLAVHNPDRRESPGGRSIRVETVSSKKTYFTDEQVLYS
- a CDS encoding M23 family metallopeptidase; protein product: MKETDGLRYAGAPRYPLMPAWILALVEPIGLAAKLVPQFLFPLIGLPHMMHFLNRIFHTCLISGIALSPLSAVAEPLVTPITALVAPVDGRPQYPLTRTESIACGHWDKNSQDYPYFGAPRSRNTRNHAGVDIYPAGGAGSPVKALADGVILKIAPFYTRANGEVTYGVLVDHADFVANYAELEKPEITVSAAIKQGEAIGRVSGTRQLHFELYTKGTTDWLQWYGKQPDNLLDPTDMLVKLLYPNAASPGKSDGMAAESYSKTPAN
- a CDS encoding NifU family protein; protein product: MKAEVERVLEMVRPGLQADGGDVELVEVTEDGVVKVRLKGACGSCPMSTMTLKMGIERAMKEQVPGVKEVVQV
- a CDS encoding SDR family oxidoreductase yields the protein MMKRLKFCTIGCGLAGAALVAAGISRQMRRMDFKGASVVITGGSRGLGLELARLFAAEGAKLSLLARDVDELERAGLELEQQGADVQVYRCDVADRREVEQTVAAIAAARGRIDVLVNNAGIIQVAPAENMDLNDYDAAMKIHTWGPLYTILAVTPHMKRQRGGRIVNISSIGGLVSVPHLLPYCMSKFALTALSDGMRAELARYGIRVTTVAPGLMRTGSHVRADFKGQYRKEFGWFSLSGTNPLFSANSRRAAREIVAACRYGKSRLIISLPAKLLNLTNAALPGLFASGARLAARVMPGPAAGGNRLHSGLESTSAVSPSILTRLGDLASRRNNEV
- a CDS encoding DUF2795 domain-containing protein translates to MAISRGGGRGTGESPANVTKNLKGMHFPASKKDLIQHAQHEKAESVVMSKLQNLEDREYQSITDVMKGYGKEQREAGKGRSSSTHSGKH
- a CDS encoding FKBP-type peptidyl-prolyl cis-trans isomerase, giving the protein MEADEGKKVTIRFICRYEDDTIYDYAERDQLEFIIGEGYTIPSLEKGVIGMHPGDFRTIRITAAELAEYPFELDEAPTGPGYAAGMAGDGYADEPGAGQDDEIVFQNDLPVKPVGQAPEPGADLFFEVEMIDVEDTEVELGEP
- a CDS encoding haloacid dehalogenase type II; the protein is MAVVIFDLVGTLLSIDPITERLEKEGLRGDCWFHEILTATMAATLAERYLPFRDAAELSLTNLTEIQALNDVSIPALLELLKQLPPMEDARACLKKLASKGVRLAVLTNSARPAAMSLLQRAELSDFFEAVISADEVEKCKPHPAPYRYTLDRLHIEPEEAWMVACHSWDICGASAAGLHTVWVMRRDRLWPFAGLLPENVVSSLQEIPALFN
- a CDS encoding YbhB/YbcL family Raf kinase inhibitor-like protein codes for the protein MEAMKISSPAFAHNQQIPSRYTCDGDDINPPLHIENIPAGTKSLALIVEDPDAPSGLWVHWLLWNIAPHQAEIGENSSPKEAMAGRNDFRRTAYGGPCPPSGSHRYIFRLFALDRLLPLAGGSSKQQLEAAMEGHVLGSAQLIGLYSRQ